ACAATTCAAGATAAAGGTTGGGATTCAAAGGGGCCCGTGAAATTTATGCTTATGCTGACTTTTTCTTAATtttacctacttatttttttagTGCCTTCATGTTCAATATCGTTACAAGTATCTAACAAAAAAGGTGCATGTAATAGACAAGAAATGAAAGATTTATAATAAAACAAAAATAGAGAATACAAGTAAGTATATTTTATTGATGTAAATCATGGGAATTACTTTTCAAAGTTTGGAAGTTTTATTGGTACATTGCCAAAGAATATAAAGAGTTTAGATGTGATTATTCGTTATATATTATATCAAATTCTAATAAAATTGTACTTAACTATTTGGACTAATGGTATATTGATATAGTGTATTATTGATTTTAAATATATCAATGAGATATTAATTTCCTTTGATGCGGACCGCGCATCGTTCGGGTACGAACACTAGAAAGTATAATTCTACAAGTTGGCACATTCCGTAATAAGTAGTATATTTTAACATTCTACTCAACTTCAATATCTTTAAAAGATCTACTGAACATCTAATATTGACCATGACCTATAATTTTTACTTTCTTCAAGTCTTGTGCAACAGTCTTTACTGTTCTATCTTGCTCTGGCATTATCAATTCCCGTATATACAAGTCATTGTACAACACCAGAAACTGCAATCTGAAAATGCATTTCCAGTAAGATGTGAAGTTTCATATGCTTTCACATCCACAAAATTTAGTTTATGTCACTTACAAGTATCTCATGTAGTCAGACAATGTAATCAACATAAGACTTAAGAGATCTGGTGCTTAAGACCAGCAGTTGGCATTTAATATTCAATCTACACAGGTATAAGATGTTACAGCAGGATGCCAATTTGAGGTTGAAAGAGGGTAAAATACATTAATAGATCACATTTTACAAACACTTCAACAGATGAGAACTCAACTTTTCTCTGCGTTTTAATATTGGCAAATACCATGAGAGATCAGCTTATGTAGGTGAAAAAAAGCCTGCAGCTTTCCTTTTTCTTACAATGCCCCTCTAGGAGAACGATCAAAATGTACACAATGCAAATTATTGATATTTTATCACAAGATTTGGAGATATATTCCTGCAATAACAGCTCGCTCAATCTGAGGGGCAGTGATATTCCTGTAGTAACAGCTCACTTCATCATTGCTGAGAACCTCTAATCCTCCAAGAAAACCACACATTCATCAACCTGCCCAAGACATCTAAGTCTCTCTTCTATGATTGCAGGATCACTGATTATATTCTTCAAACTGACTTTAATTTGGAGACACAAGTACGTACATTTATCTCCCAGGAGATGCAAACCTTGATTTACTTCTACATCGATTCAAAACTGGATCCTTTGGCGGTGATAAGTTGACCGCCTGACGCATAATCTCTGCAGTACAAAGAGTTACAGCATCACATATATCGTATTAATCAACCAAGAAAGGTTAACTCATAAACAGCTTTACCAATAGCATCAAAGCATTTCCAGGAAAACCAAATAAAGTGAGAGTTAGACTTCCAGGAACTACTAATGCAAGATTGGAAAGAAATTGACCATCAAATTACTGTCATCAGTAAAACAATTGCAGAAAAATTGTTATCAGTAAAACAATTTCAGAAAAATTGTTTAAATTAATCACCTCATATGATGAAAAGAAAAGAGGCGACATGTGAAACAAGATGATACTCGCTTTAAGAATAGTATTGTTTTACCCCCTTCATCCTATTTACTTAATCTGACTTCACTCATTCACCTTTTCATTTTCTACTTCGTTTTATTATAATTTGGATGTTCCATTAAAGTTTATTCAATTATATAACATGATACTCAATAGTATATCATTGTATTGTATGGCTCAAtaaagcaaaaagaaaaaaaggacaaGTCAAAATTCAGCCCAAATGATGGAAAACTTCAACAGATATGGACTGCCATCCATATTAAAATCAAACAATTGTCAAGCAATACTTGTCACAATTAACTTAGTTTATAAATCTTATCCAAGAAACAAATGGTCAAAACTTGCCTCGTTTCCTTTGCAACTCTTCGTCAAGCTCTTCTTTCCACTTTCTTTGCCTCTCAGAGAAGCTTGCAACAATAGCAGATTTCAGTCTTAATAAAGAATGAAACTGAAATTTGTCAGGAAGCAAGAATAACACAATGCAGTATCTACCTTGAATTGACTGCTTCGCGTTGAGAACCAAGAATATCTTTCCATTCATTGTTCCTTGGTGATTGAAGTTCCTGGATAGCTTCATTTCTTAAGCCACCAATATTTGATATTCTCTTGGAATGAGTAACTGGGCTGGGACCACAAGCACCTTCAGTGGCAGTAGATAGTCTTCTGCTAAATAAACGTTTTGGTGACCTGCTTTTTGGTGGTAAGTTTACGTTACTTTGAAAATTTTCCTTGTTCCCAATGCCAACAGGACTCGGGGTGCTGGAAACATTCAAGGAATTGTAGAATTCTTCATATAGTGGCGATTGCAGCTTCTTCAAGTCCATAGCCTACATCAGTTTACGGATGAATAGAGATGAGAGCAATATTGCGATACACTAATTTACCCTAAGGAGGACCTACAAACTTAAAAACAATTGTGAGAGTGTTATTGTTAGTTGTATTGTAAGAAAATAGCATGTAAATGATCAATAAAAAAGGACATTAGAGAGGAACAAGATTAAAATTTCAAGCCGTGATAATGAATTGTTGGTGATATCGTATGAAAATTTTACACTGAAAAATAGCTACCTTTTCATCAAGGAATGCCCTAATTTTAGATTCTGTCAATTCATCATCATCCTCAGCTGCAGCTTGCCCATCGGAAAATGCGAAAGCAAGATCATCCTTGTATGACATGATGGGGCTATTTGTGGGCTTAATAGTTGCCTGACCAAAATGCAGGTTTGCTTGACTTCTCGTTAACTCGGGACTTTCATCAAATTTGCATGGCCAATTATTATCAGGTTCAGACATAGGGTtaaaactctacattcaagaacAAATGAAGATGTACATTTAGTAGTTTCATTCATAATAATACATTCTGTACAGAATGACAAAGGAAACTGCACCTTATAATTAGCATGGGAATGCAAATCTGAGCTGCATTTCACAGAAGCAccaaacataaaatcatcattatccaTCTGGCACATGTCATCATCTGAATTCCCTAGTTTCCAAATTGAATCATTTCCTAATGAATTCTCGGGATATACAGTGGAGCACCTCACAGTGCTCACGCCGCAAACATCTTTCAAACCATTGCAGGTAGTTCTCATATCAGGATTGATTCTGCAACATCATAGATACTTAGCTTTTATACAGATAGTGGTCATGATAGACGGAAAAGAATCTTCAGATATCCAAGCATAGGAAAAGTAAATGCTTACGAGGTTCTAACATCCATCCTTTGTGCTGTCATGTTTTCGGAGTTACCCTGTTAATTGACGTATTAACTTTGTTTTAACATAAGTAAGATGAGGATTACTCAACCGTAGAAAAGTTTAAACAAACTAACCATAAAGGAAGAGCGAAGTAAAGGGCGTGCTTCCTGATGTTCTCCAGTAACAAATGGATGCTGCACACAGTTAGGGAAAAAAAATGTTCCATCAAGGACACGatttttatgttttgtaatgTTGATAAAAAACCTATAGGTTTGCACAAGGCAATATTATACATACTAAAACATTACGCCAGTCACCTAACTCAAATAATGTTTTATCCAACAAATATTCAGAAGTGAAGGACCAATTTCATGAATACCTGTAGCAAATTTGATGCAGAAGGCCTCAGGTGTGGCTCCCTGCAGAACAATAAGTCAAAATGTAGGAATAAGGATGTGAGTTAAGATAGATGATAAACTTGAGCATCTCTTTGCAGATA
The sequence above is a segment of the Lycium barbarum isolate Lr01 chromosome 6, ASM1917538v2, whole genome shotgun sequence genome. Coding sequences within it:
- the LOC132644967 gene encoding mitogen-activated protein kinase kinase kinase NPK1, whose amino-acid sequence is MQDFIGSVRRSLVFKESESGSGFGGFVEKIGSSIRRSSIGILSKAQVPALPSIRKDDTPPIRWRKGEMIGCGAFGRVYMGMNVDSGELLAIKEVSIAMNGASRERAQAHVRELEEEVNLLKNLSHPNIVRYLGTAREVGSLNILLEFVPGGSISSLLGKFGSFPESVIRMYTKQLLLGLEYLHKNGIMHRDIKGANILVDNKGCIKLADFGASKKVVELATMTGAKSMKGTPYWMAPEVILQTGHSFSADIWSVGCTIIEMATGKPPWSQQYQEVAALFHIGTTKSHPPIPEHLSAEAKDFLLKCLQKEPHLRPSASNLLQHPFVTGEHQEARPLLRSSFMGNSENMTAQRMDVRTSINPDMRTTCNGLKDVCGVSTVRCSTVYPENSLGNDSIWKLGNSDDDMCQMDNDDFMFGASVKCSSDLHSHANYKSFNPMSEPDNNWPCKFDESPELTRSQANLHFGQATIKPTNSPIMSYKDDLAFAFSDGQAAAEDDDELTESKIRAFLDEKAMDLKKLQSPLYEEFYNSLNVSSTPSPVGIGNKENFQSNVNLPPKSRSPKRLFSRRLSTATEGACGPSPVTHSKRISNIGGLRNEAIQELQSPRNNEWKDILGSQREAVNSSFSERQRKWKEELDEELQRKREIMRQAVNLSPPKDPVLNRCRSKSRFASPGR